In uncultured Methanobrevibacter sp., a single genomic region encodes these proteins:
- a CDS encoding V-type ATP synthase subunit D — MAQDIIDGINPTRMELLSLKNRTKLAVKGHGLLKEKRDALIKEFFDILDRVKGIRENAELSLKEANEALIEAQIAMGDLAVKKAALSVKESIDVEITSRSVMGVAVPVTNVKMEERSIIDRGYGFSDTTIQLDEAAKKFEESLKYLIELGEVEKTIFLLAEEIEATKRRVNALEHIMIPRFQNTEKYIDMRLQEMERENFVRLKMIRSTIEKNEKAAAAAEAAKNAEA; from the coding sequence ATGGCACAAGATATTATAGATGGAATTAATCCAACTCGTATGGAATTATTATCTCTTAAAAATAGGACTAAACTAGCTGTAAAAGGGCATGGTTTACTTAAAGAAAAAAGAGATGCTTTAATCAAAGAGTTTTTTGATATCTTGGATCGTGTCAAAGGTATTCGTGAAAATGCAGAATTAAGTCTAAAAGAAGCAAATGAAGCTTTAATTGAAGCTCAAATTGCTATGGGTGATTTAGCTGTTAAAAAAGCAGCTTTATCCGTTAAAGAATCTATTGATGTAGAAATTACATCAAGAAGTGTTATGGGTGTAGCAGTACCGGTTACCAATGTTAAAATGGAAGAAAGGTCCATCATTGACAGGGGTTACGGTTTCTCTGACACTACCATACAATTAGACGAAGCTGCTAAGAAATTCGAGGAATCTCTTAAGTATTTAATTGAACTTGGTGAAGTAGAAAAAACTATTTTCTTACTTGCTGAGGAAATTGAAGCTACTAAACGTAGGGTAAATGCTTTAGAGCACATTATGATTCCAAGATTCCAAAATACTGAAAAGTATATTGATATGAGACTCCAAGAAATGGAAAGGGAAAACTTCGTTAGATTGAAAATGATTAGATCAACTATTGAGAAAAATGAAAAAGCGGCTGCTGCAGCTGAAGCTGCAAAAAATGCAGAAGCTTAA
- a CDS encoding V-type ATP synthase subunit B — translation MNTNIKTREYTTVSEVSGPLMVVEGVEGVGYNEIVDIETPTGEKRSGQVLEVTKDVAVIQVFEGTSDLNTKDTKTRFTGQTAKIGVSRDMMGRIFNGIGKPIDGGPEIIPDEELDINGAPMNPASREFPEEFIQTGISTIDGMNTLVRGQKLPIFSGSGLPHNDLAVQIARQAKVLGADDEFAVIFAAMGITNEEANFFMRDFERTGALEKLTVFMNLADDPAIERILTPKMALTTAEYYAFTLGMQVLVILTDMTNYCEALREISAAREEVPGRRGYPGYMYTDLAGIYERAGRIDGKEGSITQMPILVMPQDDITHPIPDLTGYITEGQIVLSREISRKGIYPPVDVLPSLSRLMSGGIGGDKTRDDHSGVSDQLYSAYAEGRELRDLVAVVGEEALTERDQKFLEFAQAFEDQFITQSKDEDRTIFETLDLGWNLLKILPKAELKRVKEEFIEQYLPKDD, via the coding sequence ATGAATACAAATATTAAAACTAGAGAATATACTACTGTATCTGAAGTCTCCGGTCCTTTAATGGTTGTTGAAGGAGTAGAAGGCGTTGGTTACAATGAAATTGTAGATATTGAAACACCTACTGGTGAAAAAAGAAGTGGTCAAGTTCTTGAAGTAACTAAAGACGTTGCAGTTATTCAAGTGTTCGAAGGAACTAGTGACTTAAACACTAAAGATACCAAAACCAGATTCACTGGTCAAACCGCAAAAATCGGTGTATCCAGAGATATGATGGGACGTATCTTTAACGGTATCGGTAAACCTATCGACGGCGGACCAGAAATTATCCCTGATGAAGAATTAGACATTAACGGGGCTCCTATGAACCCTGCATCCCGTGAATTCCCAGAAGAATTTATTCAAACTGGTATCTCTACCATTGACGGAATGAACACATTAGTAAGAGGACAAAAACTTCCTATTTTCTCAGGATCAGGTTTACCTCACAACGACTTAGCTGTGCAAATCGCAAGACAAGCTAAAGTATTAGGTGCAGACGACGAGTTTGCAGTAATTTTCGCAGCTATGGGTATTACAAACGAAGAAGCAAACTTCTTTATGAGAGACTTCGAACGTACTGGAGCTTTAGAAAAATTAACAGTATTCATGAACTTAGCAGACGACCCTGCTATTGAAAGAATCTTAACTCCAAAAATGGCTTTAACCACTGCAGAATATTATGCATTTACCTTAGGTATGCAAGTATTGGTTATCTTAACAGATATGACCAACTACTGTGAAGCTTTAAGGGAAATCTCTGCAGCTAGGGAAGAAGTACCTGGAAGAAGAGGTTACCCTGGTTACATGTACACTGACCTTGCTGGTATCTATGAAAGAGCAGGACGTATCGACGGTAAAGAAGGTTCAATTACTCAGATGCCTATCTTAGTTATGCCTCAAGACGATATTACTCACCCAATTCCTGACTTAACCGGTTATATTACCGAAGGACAAATCGTATTAAGTAGGGAAATCTCAAGGAAAGGTATTTACCCTCCTGTAGACGTACTTCCTTCACTTTCTCGTTTGATGAGTGGTGGTATCGGTGGAGACAAAACTCGTGATGACCACAGTGGTGTATCTGACCAACTTTATTCTGCATATGCAGAAGGTCGTGAGTTAAGAGACCTTGTTGCGGTTGTAGGGGAAGAAGCTCTTACCGAAAGGGACCAAAAATTCTTAGAGTTTGCTCAAGCATTCGAAGACCAATTCATTACTCAAAGTAAAGATGAAGACAGAACAATCTTCGAAACATTAGATCTTGGTTGGAACTTACTTAAAATCTTACCTAAAGCAGAACTTAAAAGGGTTAAAGAAGAATTCATTGAACAATACCTTCCAAAAGATGACTAA
- a CDS encoding ATP synthase subunit A yields the protein MIIEGNIIKIAGPVIVADGMRGAQMLEMVRVGDEKLIGEIIELEGDTATIQVYEETAGIQPGEVVECTGGPLSVELGPGVMSSIFDGIQRPLRIIREESGDFIARGIDVDSINKEKKWAFKPVAKVGDKVKGGDVLGEVQETTAVLHKIMVPPTMEGEVTEIAAEGEYTVLEDIAAVDGEKIQMLQKWPVKRSRPYIEKLDPDIPLVTGQRAQDTFFSVAKGGAAAIPGPFGSGKTVTQQQLAKWADADIVVYIGCGERGNEMTEVLTEFPFLDDPKTGNPLMDRTVLIANTSNMPVAAREACVYTGITIAEYYRDQGYDVALMADSTSRWAEAMREISGRLEEMPGEEGYPAYLASRLAQFYERAGRVKTIGTEPNVASISVVGAVSPPGGDLSEPVTQNTLRICKVFWALDASLADKRHFPSIDWLQSYSLYVDSIEGWWAENVAADWRATRDQAMGLLQKESELQEIVQLVGPDALPETDQATLETTRMLREDFLQQNAFDDVDTYCAPDKQYKMLKTILLFYKESLAAVNRGAPIANIVALPVKEEIGKMKYIPQDEFDAKIEEIQSAITKQCSEA from the coding sequence ATGATTATTGAAGGAAATATTATTAAGATTGCTGGGCCTGTTATTGTCGCAGATGGTATGAGAGGGGCTCAGATGCTTGAGATGGTTAGGGTCGGTGATGAAAAGCTTATTGGAGAAATCATCGAGCTTGAAGGTGACACCGCAACTATCCAAGTATATGAAGAAACAGCCGGTATCCAACCGGGTGAAGTAGTAGAATGTACTGGTGGTCCATTGTCTGTAGAACTCGGTCCAGGTGTAATGAGTTCTATTTTTGACGGAATTCAAAGACCTTTAAGAATCATCAGAGAAGAATCTGGTGACTTCATTGCTAGAGGTATTGATGTTGATTCAATCAACAAAGAGAAAAAATGGGCTTTCAAACCAGTAGCAAAAGTTGGAGACAAAGTAAAAGGCGGAGACGTTCTTGGTGAAGTACAAGAAACCACTGCTGTTTTACACAAAATTATGGTACCACCAACTATGGAAGGTGAAGTAACAGAAATCGCAGCTGAAGGCGAATACACTGTACTTGAAGACATTGCAGCAGTTGATGGTGAAAAAATCCAAATGCTCCAAAAATGGCCTGTAAAAAGAAGTCGTCCATACATTGAAAAATTAGATCCAGATATACCATTAGTAACTGGACAAAGAGCACAAGACACTTTCTTCTCCGTAGCTAAAGGAGGAGCAGCAGCTATTCCAGGTCCATTCGGATCAGGTAAAACTGTTACCCAACAACAATTAGCTAAATGGGCAGATGCAGACATCGTTGTATACATCGGATGTGGAGAACGTGGTAACGAAATGACTGAAGTACTTACCGAATTCCCATTCCTCGACGACCCTAAAACTGGTAACCCATTGATGGACAGAACAGTTCTTATTGCAAACACTTCAAACATGCCGGTAGCAGCTAGGGAAGCATGTGTATATACCGGAATTACTATTGCAGAATACTATCGTGACCAAGGTTACGACGTAGCGCTCATGGCGGATTCAACCTCAAGATGGGCTGAAGCTATGAGGGAGATTTCTGGAAGGTTAGAAGAAATGCCTGGGGAAGAAGGTTACCCAGCATACTTAGCATCCAGATTAGCACAATTCTACGAAAGAGCTGGAAGGGTAAAAACTATTGGTACTGAACCAAATGTTGCTTCCATTTCAGTAGTAGGAGCAGTATCACCTCCTGGTGGGGACTTATCCGAACCTGTTACACAAAACACATTACGTATCTGTAAAGTGTTCTGGGCATTAGATGCATCTCTTGCAGATAAACGTCACTTCCCTTCAATCGACTGGTTACAAAGTTATTCCTTATATGTAGACAGTATTGAAGGCTGGTGGGCTGAAAACGTAGCAGCAGATTGGAGAGCAACTCGTGACCAAGCTATGGGATTATTACAAAAAGAATCCGAGTTACAAGAAATTGTACAATTAGTAGGTCCTGATGCATTACCAGAAACTGACCAAGCTACTTTAGAAACTACCCGTATGTTAAGAGAAGATTTCTTACAACAAAACGCATTTGACGATGTAGATACATACTGTGCACCTGATAAACAGTACAAAATGTTAAAAACCATTTTATTGTTCTACAAAGAATCTCTTGCAGCAGTTAACAGAGGAGCTCCAATTGCAAACATTGTAGCATTACCTGTTAAAGAAGAAATCGGTAAAATGAAATACATCCCACAAGATGAATTTGATGCAAAAATTGAAGAAATTCAATCCGCAATTACTAAACAATGCAGTGAGGCTTAA